Sequence from the Candidatus Accumulibacter similis genome:
GGCCGGCGATGCGGAACCTGCCGTGCCATGCCCGGCCGGGCGCGACGCGACAGGGGCGGTTCACTGCCTCACTTCTTCACGTAGTCGTACTGGCCGCCCTTCCACTGGTAGACCATGAAGCCGGGCAGCTTGTTGTCGCCCTTGGCGTCGAAGCCGAGCTTGCCGATGACGGTGTCGAAACTGCCTTCACGCAGTGCCTTCTCCATGTCGGCGTACTTGGTGCTCTTGGCCTTGGTGGCCGCTTCGGCGAAGAGTTGCATGGCGGCGTAGGCGTACATCACGTAACCTTCGGGTTCGACCTTGGCGTCGCGGAACTTCTTCACCACGCCGGCGGCGGCGGGGTTCTTGCGCGGATCGGGCGCGAAGGTGAAGAGGACGTTGTCGGCCGCCGGGCCGGCAGCGGTGACGAGTTCCGAGTTGGTCATCGTGTCGCCGCCCATGACCGTCAGCTTCAGCCCTGCCTGTTGCGCCTGCCGCAGGATGAGCGCCACTTCGGTGTGGTAGCCACCGAATGCCATCACGCTGACGCCGGCCGACTTGAGCTTGCTGACCAGACCGGAGTAGTCCTTCTCGCCGGCGGTGATCGACTCGCGCAATGCCGGCTTGACGCCCTTCGCCTCCATCGCCTTGGCGATCTCGTCGGCGAGGCCCTTGCCGTAGGCGCTCTTGTCGTCGACAACGGCGATCTTCTGGCCCTTGAAGTGCTCGGCGAGGAAGGCGCCGGCGACCAGTCCCTGCTGGTCATCGCGGCCCATGATGCGGAAGATGTTCTTCAGTCCGCGCTCGGTCACCTGCGGGTTGGTCGATACCGTCGCCATCGGGATCTGGGCTTCATTGTAGACGTCGGAGGCCGGGATCGTCGAGCTCGAACACCAGTGCCCGTGCATGAAGCTGATCTTCTTGTTGACCATCGTGTTCGCCACCGACACCGCCTGCTTCGGGTCGCAGGCATCGTCGCCGACTTCGAGCTTCAGCTTCTGGCCGAGGACCCCGCCCTTGGCGTTGATGTCGGCGATCGCCATTTCCGCGCCCTTGCGGATCTGGTCGCCGGCCGAGGCATACTGGCCGGTCATCGGGCCGGCAATGGCCACCACGATGTCGGCGTAGACGCTGGTGGCGGCCAGCGAAAGCAGCCCGAGACTGGCTGCCAGGATTTGTTTCTTCATCGGTTTCCTCCTTGGTTACGGTGGTCGTTGAGATAAGTGACGAGTGACGCACCCGCATCGAGCACGTGCGCCCGAGTGAGTTCTGCCGCCGCGTCGGGGTCCCGGCGGACGAACGCGTCGAGTATCTCGGCGTGTTCCTGCCGGGTCTTGGGCATTTCGGTGGTGACCGACAGCAGTGCGCGCACGTAGCGCTCGACCCGGTTGTACAGCGAGCGAATCTCGCCGAGCAGGATCGGCCGTGCGGCTGCCGCGTAGAGCGTCGAGTGGAACAGCCAGTTCAGCTCGCCCCAGCGACGGCTGTCGGCGGCGCGCGCGAATTCCGCGAGGTGCTGGCGTGCCTCGTCGATCGCCGGCTGGCCGATGAGTGGCGCGGCCAGGCGCGCCGCGCGGGCTTCGAGCAGGGCGCGGATCTCCATGTACTCGCTGATCTCCGCCGCCGACAGCGAGGCGACGACGACGCCGCGGTTGCGCAGGAAGGTGACCAGCCCCTTGGCCTCGAGGTGTTTCAGCGCTTCGCGAACGGGAATCTTGCTGACGTGGAAGTGGGCGGCGATCTCGTCCTGTCGCAGCAGTTCGCCGGCCGGCAGCAGGCCATCGACGATCGCCTTCTTCAGGGTCTGCGCGACGTGATCGGACGCGCTCAGGCGCGGCACTTTCTGGGCAGTGACCAACTCGAGGGCTGAAGGCGTCGGCAAGAGGCTGTACTCCGCAGCTGAACGCCGAATATCGTATACGATATAAACGGCAAGGCGTGACCATACAGGCGGATTCCGCGTCTGGCAAGCTGCACTGCAACATGTGTTGCCGCTGGCGGCTGGCGGCCGCGAGCGGCATGGCGCAGCCGCGTCCTCCGGGCGGTTGCGACGACCGCGGATGCAGGCGGGTGCAGGATCCGGGCTCTGGTCGCCGGTCAACGATGACGCGGCGCCGCCGGATGGCTCGCTGCCGTTGCCCGCAGCCGCCGTCGGTTCAGTCGCCCGGACGTCTGCCGGCAGGCGGACTGCGCTGGCCGACCACCGCTGCGGCGGCTGCGCCGGGTCGCTGGCCGCCGCCGCTGGCGTCTGCCAGCCTGCCGCCGCCGGCGAGATGGGCGAGGCCGCCGACGGCGCCGACGAGAACGCGATTGAGGAAGACCGTCAGTGCCAGCAGGGCGGCGGCCGAGGAACTCACTCCGGACTGTGCCAGGACGAACGCCATCGTTCCCTCGCGTACGCCCAGGCCGCCTGGTGACAGCGGCAGCACCGTTGCCAGATGAACCAGTGGCATCGTGACCAGCAGGACCGGCAGGCCGAGGTCGATGGCGAGGGCGCGGCCGATCGCATGGACGACGATGATGTCGATCAGCTGGAAGGTGAGCGACAGGACGAGCGCCAGCAGCAGGCCGGCAGTGCCGATGCGGCGCAGCGCGCCGGTAACGGCGCGCAGGCGGGCGATCAGCGCAGCCGGCAGGGACGGGGGGACCGCCGCCGCTGCGGGCCACCTGTCGTCGAGCCAGCGCAGGCAGCGCGGCAGGGTGAGGAGCGCACCGACGAGCAGCAGGCAGACGGCGGGCAGCCAGGCGGGAACGCCGGCAACGGCGTCGCCGCCGACGATGCCGCTGCCCAGGCTGAGGATCGCCAGCAGGGCGGCGACGCCGAGCGCCCGTTCGGCGACGACCGTGGTCGTCGCCAGCGCCAGTGGTGCGCGCGCTTCGCGGCTGCACAGCCAGATCCGCGCGGCATCGCCAGCGATGACTCCGGGCATCGCCAGGCCGCAGAAGACGCCGACCAGGTAGGCCCGGTAGGCGGCCAGGAGGGGGTAGTGCAGGCCGACCGCCGCCAGCAGCCGGGTCCAGCGCAGCGCCGCCGGCAGGAATCCGGCGAGCGACAGGAGCCAGGCTGCAGCCAGCCAGCGCAGGTCGGCCGCGGCCCAGACGCCGGCTGCTGCGGGCCAGTCGACCAGCGCCACGACAGCGGCGAGGGCGGCACCGGCGACGACGAACTGCAACCCGAGCAGCAGGCGACGACGGTTGCTCACCCGGCTGCCCGGCGGTACACGCGGGCGGCGGTCGGCCGCCGCTCGGCGACTGCCGCGCCGGTCATCCGACGCCTTGCCGGCGCAGTTCGTCGAGCGCCGCCGACAGGCTCCACTGCCCCTGCCAGCCGAGTTGCCGCCGGGCACGTTCGCAGTCCATGAACTGGCTGCCTGTATCGTCCGGGCGCGTCGGGTCGAGCCAAAGCCCGGCAGGGTTGCGGAAGACCTCGTTGATCGTCTCCGCCACCTCGCGGTTGGAGAAGGCGCGCCCGCCACCGATGTTGTAGACGCCGCCGGGGCGGTCATCGCCGAGCGTCAGCAGGATGGCGTTGGCCACATCCTCCACATAGACGAGATCGCGCGCCGCCATGCCGCTGCCCCACAGCAACAGCCTCTGCTGGCGCCGGGCGCGGGCGATGAACTGCAGCAGCATGCCCTGTCGTCTACTCCGGTCGTCGCCGATGATCTGTGCGATGCGCAGGGCGACAACGCGCATGCCGCCCTGCTCGCCGTAGAGCGCCGCCAGGTGTTCGCAGGCGAGCTTGCTGATGCCGTAATGGCTCGTCGGCGCCGGCAGGTCGCTTTCCTGCCAGGGCTGCGGGTTGTGCCGCGCGTAGACGGCGATCGACGAGGCGAGACAGAAGCTCCCGACGCCGTTCTCCAGCGCGGCGATGAGGAGATTCTCGGTGCTGCGGACGTTGGCCTCGAAGTACGACTGGCAGCCGTTGCGGTCGGCCTCGGGGTTGGCCCGCAGCGCACCGAGATGGATCACGGCCTCGACGTCGCGCAGCGCCAGCCGCAGATCGTCGCGGCTGTAGTCGGTGGGGCGCAGGTCGATCCCGGGCGGCGTTGGCGCCGGCGCTGCCGCGTTGCCGCGGCCGAGGGCGACGACCTGGTCGCCGCGGCCGGCAAGCTGGCGCAGGCACGCGCCGCCCAGCATGCCGCTGGCGCCGGTCAGCGCGATGCGCATGCCGGCTCCCGCAGCAGGAAATAGCCGACTTTCTCGAGGTGGCCGTTGACCGCCGCGACGATGTCGCCCTCTTGCAGGTAGAACTCGTTGTAGAGGGCCGCTCGCGGCGGTTGATGCGGCGCACGCGAGGACGGCTCGCCGGGCGTTTGCAGGAAGAAGTGCAGGCTGAGATCGTCGGCTCGCCGCGGTCCGTCGAGGGCGCGCAGCGGTTCCCCCGCCAGCAGCTGGAAACTGGCCGCCAGCAGGTCGATGCCCCGCGCCTCCAGGATCAGGCGCCAGATGTGGCAGCCGTCGAGGCGCGGCGTAATCTCGATGATGCGCGGTCCGCAGCGGGTGAGCTTCATCTGCAGATAGACCGGGCCGTTCTCGATTCCCAGCGCCCGCACGCATCGTTCGGCGAGTTCCCGAGCCTCGGCGAGCACCGTCTCGCTGCCGCTCTGCGCCGGCAGCACGTGCCCGCGCGGGATTCCGCCCGGGAAGTCGGTGACCACCAGGCGGTCGGAAAGCTCATTGACGACGATCTTGCCGCCGACGACGAAGACGTTGGCCGAGACCTCGGGGCCGTCGAGAAGCTCCTCGACGATGGCGGTGGCGCAGCGCGATGCCGCGAGTGCCGGCTTCAGGCACGCCAGGAGTTCGCCCATCGAGTCGGCGCGGCCGACGCCGCGCTGCCCCTGGCTGTCGGCCGGTTTGACGATCGCCGGGAAGTGGTCCCAGCCGGTGGCGTCGGCGCGCCTTCGCAGTTGCCGGTAGCTGACCGGGCTGATGTGGTGACTTCGCAGGTGGTCGCGCAGGCTGACCTTGTTCTGCGTCAGGTCGGCCTGCGCGGGCGAGATGAAGCGGCGCAGTCCGAGGGCCGTGGCGACCCTTGCGACCGCCGGCATGGCGAGGTCGGAACCGACCGAATAGACGAGTTCGACCCCTTCACTGCGCGCCAGCCCTTCGAGTGCCGGGACGTCGGTGATGTTGATCTGCCGGAACTCGTGCACCAGGGACAGCCCCGGACCATCGCGCAGGTAGCTGCAACCGATCACCCACCAGCCGGCGTTCCTGAGGTAATGGATGGCGTCTACCTGCGCGGCGCCGGTGCCGAGGATGAGAGCCTTCCTCATGGATCCTGGTTCTCCAGTCGTGGTGTTGGGCCCGTTTCCGTGCGGATGACGAAGGCGGGTCTTCCCAGCGTGCGGAAGTGCATGCGGGCGAGGTACTCGCCAACGACGCCGATGGCGAACAGCTGCAGTCCGGCGAAGAGCGCGATCATCGCGGCAATCAGGGTCAGTCCGGTGGGCTGGCTGTCGGCGGTCAGCATCTGCAGCAGCAGCCAGAAGAGCAGCCCGAGGCCAAGCGTTGCCGACAGCAGTCCGAGGACGCTGGCCAGGCGCAGCGGCAGCGTCGAATAGCCGGTGATCATGCCGAGGGTGACTGCCAGCAGCTTGCCCAGGTCGTACCCCGAGCGCCCCTGCCGGCGCGGATGATGATCGACGGCGACGCAGGCCACCCGGTCCGCGCTCCAGGAGAGGAGGACGTCGATCGACACCTGGGCGTCGCGAAAGCCGGCGAATCCTTCCCTGAGTTCGGCGCGGAACATGCGGAAGGCGCTGCTCTTTTCCGCCATCTCCGCCCCGAGAGCGGCCCGTACGGCGCGCTTGGTCAGGCGTGAAGCGAGGTTGCGCCAAGGCGAGTGTTCGCGCCGCTGCGGCTTGCCGTAGGCGACATCGTTGCCTTCGGCGATTGCCGCCAGCAGTTTCGGCAGTTCCTCCGGTGGGTGCTGCAGGTCGTCGTCCATGGTGACGATGATCGAATTCCGTGCCCGGGTGATGCCGGCGAGCAGCGCATTGTGCTGGCCGTAGTTGTGCATCAGGTCGAGCCCCCGCACTTGCGGTTCACTCCGTGCCAGGGCTTCGATCAGCTGCCAGCTGCGATGCCCGCTGCCATCGTTCACCAGGATCAGCTCGAGGCCGGAGACCAGCGGCGACAGGGCGGCCTGCACCCGGCTGACGAGTTCGTGCAGGCTCTCGCCGCTGCCGAAAACCGGTACGACGATCGAGACCGAAGGCGGTGGCGCGGCCGGCATCGGTGGATTGCTGCTGGCGGCGGTGGGGGCTGTGCTCATCTCAGCCACATCCCTGCGCCGGAACCCGGTAGACGTATGCCGGCCGCGGCTGCGTCAGCGAAGCCAGCGCCGGCCGGGCACGCACCGCCAGCGTCTCGGGCAGCAGCGCGGTGAAGGCAGCGAACTGCCGCAGCAGCAATGGACCCAGGCCGTAAGCCGAGGGTTGCAGGACGCCTTCGCCGATCCAGCACGCGGGCACCTCGCTGATGTCGCGCAGCGGCTCGTCGCGAGCCCAGCTCAAGGTCTCGGTGTCGATCACCGCGTAGCGCGGCGCCGTCGGCGCCGTCGGTGATGCGCCGCCCTCGCCGTCGGCGCCTGCCAGCAGGTCGGCGATGGGACGGATCTCGGCAAGCGCCGCTTGCGGCTGCACCAGGCGGGCGAAGTGCGCCGCGCGAACGGCGTTGGTGTTGCCGTAGACCTCGGCGTCGGCGTGTGCCCGGGCGAATTCGACGGTCGCCTTGCTGTTCGCGGTAAACACGTGGATCAGGCTCTGTTGCATCGCGGTCAGCAAGAGCGCCGGCCCGGCGACGAGCAGCAGCAGGATCAGGAACGGTACGCCGCGGGCGCGGGCCAGCGCGTAGCCGGCGAGGAGCGTCAGCGGCGCGACGAAGATCAGCATGTAGTTCGTCTGCTTCGGGATCAGGACGAGCGGATTCCAGGAAGCGACGAAGAGCGAGAAGATGAGCAGCAGCCCTGCCGCCCACCAGAGGAGGAAGCGCATCGCGTCGTCGTCGTCGGTCGCGCCCCGGCGGCGGCGCAACCACCAGACGAAGGGGGCAGCCAGCGCGAGGTGGAAGACGATCCAGGTGTGGTAGACCCTGGCCAGCAGATAGACGAGATAATAGCCGGCGGAGACATGGAACGGATCGGCGGCGGCCGCCGCCGCCCGGTCGACGCCGGTGTGCCGGGCGCGCATCGCTTCGACGAGGAAGAAGAAGTCGCCGCTGAGGAAGTGGAACAGGAGGCAGTTGGCGGCGATCATCAGGCAGCAGGCACCGGCCATCAACAGCCAGCGCCGGTCCCAGCGCCGGACGAGAAGAGGATGGAAGGCAAAGACCGCCAGGTAGATGATGGCGTGCGGCTTGATCCAGAAGCTGCATCCCGCTGCCAGGCCGGCGATGAAAAAGCTCCGGCCATCGCGGTGGCGCTCGCCGTGCCAGAAGAACAGGAAACTGGCGGTGATCATCAGCGCCAGCGGCGCGTCGGCCATCAGGCGTCCGGCGTAGTGTGCGTGCAGCGGCAGCAGCGCCAGCAGCAGCGCGGCAAGGACCGCTGCGCGCAGGCCGAGCAGTTGGCGGCCGAAATGAAACACCAGTGCGACCTCGCCCAGCGAGCAGAGCAGCGGATAGGCGTTGGCGACCAGCTCGTGGCGGCCGAAGAGGAAGGCCATCGCGGCCAGCGGCAGGTTCATGCCGTAACGGTTGCTGCCGACGTAGCTCGAGACTTGCCAGTCGCCGTCGAGCAGCCGGTAGGCGTTGGCGACGTAGGTCACCTCGTCGGAGCCGAAGAAGCCGGTGTAGAAGGCCAGTCTGACCGCCAGGGCGATCGCCAGCAGGCCGGCGAAGGCGAGCCAGTCCGCAGCGGTCGTTGCGCGTGGGCCGCTGGCGGCGAGTGCCGGCACCGCGTCGGCGGTGCTCATCGTTCTCCTCCTCTGCGTTGCTTTTCGTTCATCGTCTGACCATTGGCGGTGAAGCAAGGGGATGGCGGCCGTCGGCCGCAGTTCCAGGTGGCGCCGGCCTGGCTTGGCCGGCGCCATTCGTTCCGAGCGGCGCAAGTATAGGAGAGCCTGCGCGACGGGAAGCGGCATTACTTCTCGTTGCAGTCGCCGACAGCCGGCCGCGGGCCGACAGTCTGCGGCACAACTGGCGGCGGCCGTGCGGCGGGCGCGCAGCCGCCGCGATTTGCAGCATAATCCTTGTTGCCGGGTACCGCCGCCGGGTTTGCGCGCACTCCCCGGCAGGCGGCAGGCGGGTGCGCGGCGGTTCGGGCAGTGGCGGCCGCGTGGCGATGAGCAAGGGATGGCAGGGAGGGACGGATGAGCCGATCGCTGTTCGGGGCCTGGGGTGCCGGTCTGCCGCAGGAGTCGTTCGCCCGCGCCGTGGCTGCCGCGGCGCTGCTCGGTGTCACGCGCGACGGGCCGCCGCCGCTGGTCGCCGCGCGCAGCCTTGGCGCCGCCGCTGGCGAAGTCGCCGTCCTGCGGGTGGAGCACCTCGTCGCAATGTTGTCGGCGATCGCCGGCGGTGGCGCCGCGCTGCCGCCGGCGGCGGAGTTCGTCGCGGCCTGGGATGCCTTCAGCGCGTGCCGCCTGCAGGGCCGGGATGCCGGGCGCGCGCTGCTGCGGCTCGAGATCGAGCCGCTGCCGGGCGCCGATCGGCCGCCCGTGGTGCCGGACGTGCTGTGGCTGTTCGGGCTCCTGCTCGGCAGTGGCGCCGACCTCGCGAGTTCGGCCTATCTGCGCCTGGACGGGCGGCAGCGACCGATCAGCTGGGGCTGGCCGCTGCGTGTCGCTGTGCTCGGCGATGCGCCCGCCGGCGACCTGGCTGCCGCTCTGGCGGCGAGCCGCTGGCCGGATCTGCTGCGGCTCGTCGCCGCGGACGAGGAGTGCGAGCTGCTGCTGTTGCCGGATGACCTGCGACATGGCCTGGCGCGGGTGCTGCAGTCAGCGCGGCGTCTGCGTGCTGCCTGCGTGCTGGTCCTCGGCGGCGCGGGCACCGCCGGCGAGCGAATCCTGCCCCTCGTCGGCGCGTTGCGCTCCGAGGTGCTTGGCGGCGGCGTCGGCATCGCCGCCGTCGAGCGCGAGCGGCAGGGCGAGTACGTTGATTCGCTGCTGGCACGGCTTGCCGCCGACATGCCGCTCGATGTGGCGTTGCAACGGGCACTGCCGGCGGCGCAGGATGGCGCCGCCGGCGAACCGGCGCTGCTCGTCGCCTCGCGCCGGCTGGCAGCGGCTGCCCGCCTGACGGCGGCGGCGCAGCGGCTGGCGCGGCAGGTCGATCGCCTGCTGCCGCCCGAGCGGCCGCGGCTCGCCACGGCGGCGGTGCCGCCGGCGAGCCGCGGCGGCGGGCCGCCCGACAGCGAGGCGGCGGCGCTGGCCCGGTCGTTGACCGCCAGCGCCACGCGCAGCTCGTGGGCGAGCGATGCCGGCGACGCCATCGAACTGGCGCGTCTGCGTCGCGCGCTCGAGGGGCGGCTCGGCGCGCGTCTGTTGCCGGCAGCGGACGGCGCCGGCGATGCCGGGGGCACGGCCGGCGAGCAGCGGCGGCTCAACTGCAGCGTCATCGACGTCAGCGACGCGGCGCGGCCGCTGCGGGTCGAGGACCGTCTGGCCAGCGATCGCGCCTACCTGATCGACTTCGACATCGGTTTGCCGCGGGCGACGGCGGCGAGCGCACCGGAGGTCTTTCCGAGCGGCCTGCTGCCGCCGTCGGACGCGGGTCACTGGCTCGACCTGTTCTTCGTGCCGCTCGTACGGAGCGCCAGCGGCCGCCTGCACACACCGCAGCAGGGGCGCCTGTTCCTGCCGCCAGAGGGCGACAGCCCTCCCTGTCGTCTGAGCTTCCGCACGCATGGCGTGCGCGACGAATACCGGGCGCGCATCCTGATCGCCCATGAAACGCGTGTTCTGCAGACGCTGATCCTTTCCTCGCCGCTTGCCGGAACTGCTGGACGTCTCTCGCTGACGGTCGAGAACCGCGTCGCGGCGTCCTTCGACCCGTCGCCGACGGCGCAGCCATTCGACGCCGCCATCGTCGTCAATCATGCGGCCAGCGGTCAGGCGGGTTTCACCACTGTCGTCGGCAGCGAAGTCAGTTTCCGCGAACCGCTCGGCATCGATCGTCTGGTCAGCGAGGTCAAGGCGCTGCTGTCCGCCGAGGCGAGTTTCACCGCCGCGCGCGGGTCGCTCGATGATCCGGCGCTGCTGCAGCTCTTCGACGCGCTCGCGCGTTACGGGCGGTCGCTGCTCAAGGCGCTGCCGGAGCCATTGCAGGGCCGGGTGCCCGCGGGTGCGCGCATCCAGATCGTCGAGGCGCGTGCCGGCGCCTGGCTGCCGGTGGAGATTCTCTACGCGGCAGCTCTGCCACAGGCCGCTGCGCCACTGTGCCCGAACGCGCGCGCGGCGCTGCTCGGCGCAGGCAGCCATGAGCAGTGCGCGCACCGTGACGATCGCGACGTCCATTGTCCACTGCGGTTCTGGGGGCTGAACTGCGTCATCGAGCGACAGCCGGAAATGGCTGCGCCAAGCGGAGCGGATTACACGCTCAGTCTGCCGCAGCCCGGCGACGAGCGTCTCGACGTCCTGCGCTCGGTGCTCGTCGGCGCCAGCAAGCGGGTGCGGGCGCAGGATC
This genomic interval carries:
- a CDS encoding NAD(P)-dependent oxidoreductase, whose protein sequence is MRIALTGASGMLGGACLRQLAGRGDQVVALGRGNAAAPAPTPPGIDLRPTDYSRDDLRLALRDVEAVIHLGALRANPEADRNGCQSYFEANVRSTENLLIAALENGVGSFCLASSIAVYARHNPQPWQESDLPAPTSHYGISKLACEHLAALYGEQGGMRVVALRIAQIIGDDRSRRQGMLLQFIARARRQQRLLLWGSGMAARDLVYVEDVANAILLTLGDDRPGGVYNIGGGRAFSNREVAETINEVFRNPAGLWLDPTRPDDTGSQFMDCERARRQLGWQGQWSLSAALDELRRQGVG
- a CDS encoding ATP-grasp domain-containing protein; the protein is MRKALILGTGAAQVDAIHYLRNAGWWVIGCSYLRDGPGLSLVHEFRQINITDVPALEGLARSEGVELVYSVGSDLAMPAVARVATALGLRRFISPAQADLTQNKVSLRDHLRSHHISPVSYRQLRRRADATGWDHFPAIVKPADSQGQRGVGRADSMGELLACLKPALAASRCATAIVEELLDGPEVSANVFVVGGKIVVNELSDRLVVTDFPGGIPRGHVLPAQSGSETVLAEARELAERCVRALGIENGPVYLQMKLTRCGPRIIEITPRLDGCHIWRLILEARGIDLLAASFQLLAGEPLRALDGPRRADDLSLHFFLQTPGEPSSRAPHQPPRAALYNEFYLQEGDIVAAVNGHLEKVGYFLLREPACASR
- a CDS encoding GntR family transcriptional regulator, with the translated sequence MPTPSALELVTAQKVPRLSASDHVAQTLKKAIVDGLLPAGELLRQDEIAAHFHVSKIPVREALKHLEAKGLVTFLRNRGVVVASLSAAEISEYMEIRALLEARAARLAAPLIGQPAIDEARQHLAEFARAADSRRWGELNWLFHSTLYAAAARPILLGEIRSLYNRVERYVRALLSVTTEMPKTRQEHAEILDAFVRRDPDAAAELTRAHVLDAGASLVTYLNDHRNQGGNR
- a CDS encoding branched-chain amino acid ABC transporter substrate-binding protein; amino-acid sequence: MKKQILAASLGLLSLAATSVYADIVVAIAGPMTGQYASAGDQIRKGAEMAIADINAKGGVLGQKLKLEVGDDACDPKQAVSVANTMVNKKISFMHGHWCSSSTIPASDVYNEAQIPMATVSTNPQVTERGLKNIFRIMGRDDQQGLVAGAFLAEHFKGQKIAVVDDKSAYGKGLADEIAKAMEAKGVKPALRESITAGEKDYSGLVSKLKSAGVSVMAFGGYHTEVALILRQAQQAGLKLTVMGGDTMTNSELVTAAGPAADNVLFTFAPDPRKNPAAAGVVKKFRDAKVEPEGYVMYAYAAMQLFAEAATKAKSTKYADMEKALREGSFDTVIGKLGFDAKGDNKLPGFMVYQWKGGQYDYVKK
- a CDS encoding flippase-like domain-containing protein, which gives rise to MSNRRRLLLGLQFVVAGAALAAVVALVDWPAAAGVWAAADLRWLAAAWLLSLAGFLPAALRWTRLLAAVGLHYPLLAAYRAYLVGVFCGLAMPGVIAGDAARIWLCSREARAPLALATTTVVAERALGVAALLAILSLGSGIVGGDAVAGVPAWLPAVCLLLVGALLTLPRCLRWLDDRWPAAAAVPPSLPAALIARLRAVTGALRRIGTAGLLLALVLSLTFQLIDIIVVHAIGRALAIDLGLPVLLVTMPLVHLATVLPLSPGGLGVREGTMAFVLAQSGVSSSAAALLALTVFLNRVLVGAVGGLAHLAGGGRLADASGGGQRPGAAAAAVVGQRSPPAGRRPGD
- a CDS encoding glycosyltransferase family 39 protein — translated: MSTADAVPALAASGPRATTAADWLAFAGLLAIALAVRLAFYTGFFGSDEVTYVANAYRLLDGDWQVSSYVGSNRYGMNLPLAAMAFLFGRHELVANAYPLLCSLGEVALVFHFGRQLLGLRAAVLAALLLALLPLHAHYAGRLMADAPLALMITASFLFFWHGERHRDGRSFFIAGLAAGCSFWIKPHAIIYLAVFAFHPLLVRRWDRRWLLMAGACCLMIAANCLLFHFLSGDFFFLVEAMRARHTGVDRAAAAAADPFHVSAGYYLVYLLARVYHTWIVFHLALAAPFVWWLRRRRGATDDDDAMRFLLWWAAGLLLIFSLFVASWNPLVLIPKQTNYMLIFVAPLTLLAGYALARARGVPFLILLLLVAGPALLLTAMQQSLIHVFTANSKATVEFARAHADAEVYGNTNAVRAAHFARLVQPQAALAEIRPIADLLAGADGEGGASPTAPTAPRYAVIDTETLSWARDEPLRDISEVPACWIGEGVLQPSAYGLGPLLLRQFAAFTALLPETLAVRARPALASLTQPRPAYVYRVPAQGCG
- a CDS encoding glycosyltransferase family 2 protein translates to MPAAPPPSVSIVVPVFGSGESLHELVSRVQAALSPLVSGLELILVNDGSGHRSWQLIEALARSEPQVRGLDLMHNYGQHNALLAGITRARNSIIVTMDDDLQHPPEELPKLLAAIAEGNDVAYGKPQRREHSPWRNLASRLTKRAVRAALGAEMAEKSSAFRMFRAELREGFAGFRDAQVSIDVLLSWSADRVACVAVDHHPRRQGRSGYDLGKLLAVTLGMITGYSTLPLRLASVLGLLSATLGLGLLFWLLLQMLTADSQPTGLTLIAAMIALFAGLQLFAIGVVGEYLARMHFRTLGRPAFVIRTETGPTPRLENQDP